A region from the Patescibacteria group bacterium genome encodes:
- a CDS encoding MFS transporter, with protein sequence MSSSQFPLLKTRRFLPLFLTQFWGAFNDNAFKSTMAVLITYELITNISHAQLLVNLGGGVFILPFFLLSTLAGELSDKYDRALLVRILKLLEILFMALGLLGFYLGNVAILMVTLFLMGVHSTFFGPIKYSALPDLLQPHELLAGNGLVEGSTFIAILIGTILGTQLGVTRTGALLASSICIGVAVLGWISSLFVPRVPLGDPGLKIHANIFKAIWRLVRFTAENRPVYLSILAMSWFWFMGFIFITQFPVYSRAIIGGDEHVVTLFLVMFSVGIAVGSLLCNQFLRGTVHARYVPICMLLMTVFTLDLCWASHGQVPLLPHGGGVMAFLSGLTGWRIALDLFLLSVAGGFYIVPLYALMQVKSSAAHRSRIVSCNNIIGALFMFAAALMAMGLTEIGFSSVQLFLVIGIANALVAFYAWKKLLQIV encoded by the coding sequence ATGAGCAGCTCACAATTTCCCCTACTTAAAACCCGGCGGTTTTTGCCGCTGTTCCTTACCCAGTTCTGGGGAGCCTTCAACGATAATGCGTTTAAATCGACGATGGCGGTACTAATTACCTACGAATTAATCACTAATATCAGTCATGCACAGTTATTGGTTAATTTAGGCGGAGGTGTGTTCATTCTGCCATTTTTTTTACTATCGACTCTGGCAGGTGAACTGTCAGATAAATACGATCGGGCATTGTTGGTGCGTATTTTGAAGTTGCTGGAAATTCTATTTATGGCTTTGGGTTTGCTGGGTTTTTATCTTGGTAATGTAGCAATATTAATGGTGACTTTATTTTTAATGGGTGTGCATTCCACTTTTTTTGGTCCAATTAAATATTCCGCATTGCCGGATTTATTACAGCCGCATGAATTGCTGGCAGGTAATGGTTTGGTAGAGGGTAGTACCTTTATTGCCATTCTAATTGGTACGATTTTAGGAACGCAGTTGGGAGTAACCAGGACAGGGGCATTATTGGCATCTAGCATTTGCATTGGTGTAGCGGTGTTGGGTTGGATCAGTAGCTTATTTGTACCGCGTGTGCCTTTGGGAGATCCTGGATTAAAAATCCACGCAAATATTTTTAAGGCCATATGGCGCTTGGTGCGTTTTACAGCCGAGAATCGTCCTGTTTATCTTTCTATTTTAGCTATGTCGTGGTTTTGGTTTATGGGGTTTATATTTATCACGCAATTTCCAGTTTATTCTAGGGCGATTATTGGCGGTGATGAGCATGTGGTGACTTTATTTCTGGTGATGTTCTCAGTAGGTATCGCGGTAGGTTCTTTATTGTGCAACCAATTTTTACGTGGGACGGTACATGCAAGATATGTCCCAATTTGCATGTTGTTGATGACGGTATTTACTTTAGATTTGTGTTGGGCAAGTCACGGGCAGGTGCCGCTTTTACCACATGGTGGCGGTGTAATGGCTTTTTTATCAGGATTGACCGGCTGGCGCATTGCCCTAGATTTATTTTTACTTTCAGTGGCCGGTGGTTTTTATATCGTACCGCTTTATGCTTTGATGCAAGTGAAAAGTTCAGCGGCACACCGATCGCGGATTGTGTCATGCAATAATATTATTGGTGCCTTATTTATGTTTGCGGCAGCATTGATGGCTATGGGATTGACGGAAATTGGTTTTTCTAGTGTACAACTATTTTTAGTGATTGGCATAGCTAATGCGTTGGTTGCATTTTATGCT